Proteins from one Rhinoraja longicauda isolate Sanriku21f chromosome 41, sRhiLon1.1, whole genome shotgun sequence genomic window:
- the LOC144611887 gene encoding WD repeat-containing protein 20-like isoform X1 has protein sequence MAAEGGGKELNEIKSQFRTREGAYKLLSLSEYSRPNRVPLSATQGTNPVRVSMVNVHDQSGSGDRICFNVGRELYLYLYRGPRKVRPALARSGGREEPGEMYPDCGNRVQSGTAADLSKPIDKRIYKGTQPTCHDFNQFTASPDSVSLVVGFSAGQVQYLDPIKKETSKLFNEERFIDKTRVTCLKWMPESESLFLVAHTSGNLYLYNVDHPCGTTAPHYQPLKQGPGFSVYTCKSKSSRNPLLKWSVGEGALHEFAFAPDGKHVACASQDGSLRVFHFDSMELYGAMKSYFGGLLCVCWSPDGRYIVTGGEDDLVTVWSFWDCRVIARGHGHKSWVSVVAFDPYTSSVDEGEPPEFSGSDEELQEPALPLARDRTNSTLSRLSKHNSTEGRAAGVTYRFGSVGQDTQFCLWDLTEDILFPHQSLSRARTHTNVLSTTVPGSLSGGSLALEAGTANCVPHSLSRSNSLPHPAVANAKGHADGPAPFSVSKFATLAYHERKVKGAEKDHKRNHSIGHVISKSNDKLHMVTRAKADTAKTLGTTLCPRMDEVPLLEPLICKKIAHERLTVLIFLEDCIVTACQEGFICTWARPGKVVSMGGMGTGQRHRLCNLLLP, from the exons ATGGCGGCTGAGGGCGGGGGGAAGGAGCTGAACGAGATCAAGTCGCAGTTCCGCACCCGGGAAGGAGCCTACAAGCTGCTGAGCCTGTCCGAGTACAGCCGCCCCAACCGGGTGCCGCTCAGCGCCACGCAGGGCACCAACCCCGTGCGGGTCTCCATGGTCAACGTGCACGACCAGAGCGGCAGCGGCGACCGCATCTGCTTCAACGTGGGCCGGGAGCTCTACCTCTATCTGTACCGGGGGCCCAGGAAGGTGAGGCCGGCGCTGGCCcggagcggggggagggaggaaccGGGAGAGATGTACCCAGACTGCGGGAACCGAGTCCAGTCCGGAACA GCGGCCGACCTCAGCAAACCCATCGACAAGCGGATCTACAAGGGTACGCAGCCCACCTGCCACGATTTTAACCAGTTCACTGCCTCGCCCGACAGTGTCTCGCTCGTAGTCGGCTTCTCTGCAGGTCAAGTCCAGTACCTGGATCCCATCAAGAAGGAAACCAGCAAACTCTTCAACGAAGAG AGGTTCATCGACAAGACCAGGGTGACCTGTTTGAAGTGGATGCCTGAGTCCGAGAGCCTCTTCCTGGTGGCCCACACCAGCGGCAACCTCTACCTCTACAACGTGGACCACCCGTGCGGGACCACCGCCCCCCACTACCAGCCGCTGAAGCAGGGGCCCGGCTTTTCTGTCTACACCTGCAAGAGCAAGTCCAGCCGCAACCCGCTGCTGAAGTGGTCAGTGGGCGAGGGGGCGTTGCACGAGTTTGCCTTCGCTCCGGACGGGAAGCACGTGGCGTGCGCCAGCCAGGATGGCAGCCTGCGGGTCTTCCACTTTGATTCGATGGAGCTGTACGGCGCCATGAAGAGCTACTTTGGTGGCTTGTTGTGCGTGTGCTGGAGCCCGGACGGGAGGTACATCGTGACGGGCGGCGAGGACGACCTGGTGACCGTCTGGTCTTTCTGGGACTGCCGGGTGATCGCCAGGGGTCACGGTCACAAGTCCTGGGTCAGCGTGGTGGCATTTGACCCGTACACGAGCAGCGTGGACGAAGGGGAGCCACCAGAGTTCAGCGGCAGTGACGAGGAATTACAGGAACCCGCGCTCCCCCTTGCCCGTGATCGCACCAACAGCACTTTATCCCGACTCTCCAAGCACAACTCCACGGAGGGGCGGGCTGCCGGAGTCACCTATCGCTTTGGCTCCGTGGGCCAGGACACCCAGTTTTGCCTGTGGGATTTGACGGAGGACATCCTCTTCCCCCACCAGTCCCTCTCGCGGGCTCGGACGCACACCAACGTGCTGAGCACCACGGTGCCGGGCTCGCTGAGCGGTGGCAGCCTGGCGTTGGAGGCTGGCACCGCCAACTGCGTGCCCCACTCGCTCTCCCGCTCCAACAGCCTGCCCCACCCAGCGGTGGCCAACGCTAAGGGCCACGCGGACGGCCCCGCGCCCTTCTCCGTCAGCAAGTTCGCCACCCTGGCCTACCACGAGCGCAAGGTCAAGGGCGCAGAGAAGGACCACAAGCGCAACCACAGCATCGGGCACGTCATCAGCAAGAGCAACGATAAGCTCCACATGGTGACCCGTGCCAAAGCCGACACGGCAAAGACCCTGGGCACCACACTGTGCCCGCGCATGGACGAGGTGCCCTTGCTGGAGCCTCTGATCTGTAAAAAGATCGCACACGAGAGACTAACGGTGTTGATATTTCTGGAGGACTgcatagtcactgcctgccaggaAGGCTTCATTTGCACTTGGGCACGGCCAGGTAAAGTGGTGAGTATGGGAGGCATGGGGACAGGGCAGAGGCATCGTCTCTGTAACCTCCTCCTGCCTTAG
- the LOC144611887 gene encoding WD repeat-containing protein 20-like isoform X2, producing MAAEGGGKELNEIKSQFRTREGAYKLLSLSEYSRPNRVPLSATQGTNPVRVSMVNVHDQSGSGDRICFNVGRELYLYLYRGPRKVRPALARSGGREEPGEMYPDCGNRVQSGTAADLSKPIDKRIYKGTQPTCHDFNQFTASPDSVSLVVGFSAGQVQYLDPIKKETSKLFNEERFIDKTRVTCLKWMPESESLFLVAHTSGNLYLYNVDHPCGTTAPHYQPLKQGPGFSVYTCKSKSSRNPLLKWSVGEGALHEFAFAPDGKHVACASQDGSLRVFHFDSMELYGAMKSYFGGLLCVCWSPDGRYIVTGGEDDLVTVWSFWDCRVIARGHGHKSWVSVVAFDPYTSSVDEGEPPEFSGSDEELQEPALPLARDRTNSTLSRLSKHNSTEGRAAGVTYRFGSVGQDTQFCLWDLTEDILFPHQSLSRARTHTNVLSTTVPGSLSGGSLALEAGTANCVPHSLSRSNSLPHPAVANAKGHADGPAPFSVSKFATLAYHERKVKGAEKDHKRNHSIGHVISKSNDKLHMVTRAKADTAKTLGTTLCPRMDEVPLLEPLICKKIAHERLTVLIFLEDCIVTACQEGFICTWARPGKVGLLSAQNQANSPSGTVV from the exons ATGGCGGCTGAGGGCGGGGGGAAGGAGCTGAACGAGATCAAGTCGCAGTTCCGCACCCGGGAAGGAGCCTACAAGCTGCTGAGCCTGTCCGAGTACAGCCGCCCCAACCGGGTGCCGCTCAGCGCCACGCAGGGCACCAACCCCGTGCGGGTCTCCATGGTCAACGTGCACGACCAGAGCGGCAGCGGCGACCGCATCTGCTTCAACGTGGGCCGGGAGCTCTACCTCTATCTGTACCGGGGGCCCAGGAAGGTGAGGCCGGCGCTGGCCcggagcggggggagggaggaaccGGGAGAGATGTACCCAGACTGCGGGAACCGAGTCCAGTCCGGAACA GCGGCCGACCTCAGCAAACCCATCGACAAGCGGATCTACAAGGGTACGCAGCCCACCTGCCACGATTTTAACCAGTTCACTGCCTCGCCCGACAGTGTCTCGCTCGTAGTCGGCTTCTCTGCAGGTCAAGTCCAGTACCTGGATCCCATCAAGAAGGAAACCAGCAAACTCTTCAACGAAGAG AGGTTCATCGACAAGACCAGGGTGACCTGTTTGAAGTGGATGCCTGAGTCCGAGAGCCTCTTCCTGGTGGCCCACACCAGCGGCAACCTCTACCTCTACAACGTGGACCACCCGTGCGGGACCACCGCCCCCCACTACCAGCCGCTGAAGCAGGGGCCCGGCTTTTCTGTCTACACCTGCAAGAGCAAGTCCAGCCGCAACCCGCTGCTGAAGTGGTCAGTGGGCGAGGGGGCGTTGCACGAGTTTGCCTTCGCTCCGGACGGGAAGCACGTGGCGTGCGCCAGCCAGGATGGCAGCCTGCGGGTCTTCCACTTTGATTCGATGGAGCTGTACGGCGCCATGAAGAGCTACTTTGGTGGCTTGTTGTGCGTGTGCTGGAGCCCGGACGGGAGGTACATCGTGACGGGCGGCGAGGACGACCTGGTGACCGTCTGGTCTTTCTGGGACTGCCGGGTGATCGCCAGGGGTCACGGTCACAAGTCCTGGGTCAGCGTGGTGGCATTTGACCCGTACACGAGCAGCGTGGACGAAGGGGAGCCACCAGAGTTCAGCGGCAGTGACGAGGAATTACAGGAACCCGCGCTCCCCCTTGCCCGTGATCGCACCAACAGCACTTTATCCCGACTCTCCAAGCACAACTCCACGGAGGGGCGGGCTGCCGGAGTCACCTATCGCTTTGGCTCCGTGGGCCAGGACACCCAGTTTTGCCTGTGGGATTTGACGGAGGACATCCTCTTCCCCCACCAGTCCCTCTCGCGGGCTCGGACGCACACCAACGTGCTGAGCACCACGGTGCCGGGCTCGCTGAGCGGTGGCAGCCTGGCGTTGGAGGCTGGCACCGCCAACTGCGTGCCCCACTCGCTCTCCCGCTCCAACAGCCTGCCCCACCCAGCGGTGGCCAACGCTAAGGGCCACGCGGACGGCCCCGCGCCCTTCTCCGTCAGCAAGTTCGCCACCCTGGCCTACCACGAGCGCAAGGTCAAGGGCGCAGAGAAGGACCACAAGCGCAACCACAGCATCGGGCACGTCATCAGCAAGAGCAACGATAAGCTCCACATGGTGACCCGTGCCAAAGCCGACACGGCAAAGACCCTGGGCACCACACTGTGCCCGCGCATGGACGAGGTGCCCTTGCTGGAGCCTCTGATCTGTAAAAAGATCGCACACGAGAGACTAACGGTGTTGATATTTCTGGAGGACTgcatagtcactgcctgccaggaAGGCTTCATTTGCACTTGGGCACGGCCAGGTAAAGTG GGTTTACTGTCGGCACAGAATCAAGCTAATTCACCGAGTGGCACTGTGGTGTAG
- the LOC144611887 gene encoding WD repeat-containing protein 20-like isoform X4, with product MAAEGGGKELNEIKSQFRTREGAYKLLSLSEYSRPNRVPLSATQGTNPVRVSMVNVHDQSGSGDRICFNVGRELYLYLYRGPRKAADLSKPIDKRIYKGTQPTCHDFNQFTASPDSVSLVVGFSAGQVQYLDPIKKETSKLFNEERFIDKTRVTCLKWMPESESLFLVAHTSGNLYLYNVDHPCGTTAPHYQPLKQGPGFSVYTCKSKSSRNPLLKWSVGEGALHEFAFAPDGKHVACASQDGSLRVFHFDSMELYGAMKSYFGGLLCVCWSPDGRYIVTGGEDDLVTVWSFWDCRVIARGHGHKSWVSVVAFDPYTSSVDEGEPPEFSGSDEELQEPALPLARDRTNSTLSRLSKHNSTEGRAAGVTYRFGSVGQDTQFCLWDLTEDILFPHQSLSRARTHTNVLSTTVPGSLSGGSLALEAGTANCVPHSLSRSNSLPHPAVANAKGHADGPAPFSVSKFATLAYHERKVKGAEKDHKRNHSIGHVISKSNDKLHMVTRAKADTAKTLGTTLCPRMDEVPLLEPLICKKIAHERLTVLIFLEDCIVTACQEGFICTWARPGKVGLLSAQNQANSPSGTVV from the exons ATGGCGGCTGAGGGCGGGGGGAAGGAGCTGAACGAGATCAAGTCGCAGTTCCGCACCCGGGAAGGAGCCTACAAGCTGCTGAGCCTGTCCGAGTACAGCCGCCCCAACCGGGTGCCGCTCAGCGCCACGCAGGGCACCAACCCCGTGCGGGTCTCCATGGTCAACGTGCACGACCAGAGCGGCAGCGGCGACCGCATCTGCTTCAACGTGGGCCGGGAGCTCTACCTCTATCTGTACCGGGGGCCCAGGAAG GCGGCCGACCTCAGCAAACCCATCGACAAGCGGATCTACAAGGGTACGCAGCCCACCTGCCACGATTTTAACCAGTTCACTGCCTCGCCCGACAGTGTCTCGCTCGTAGTCGGCTTCTCTGCAGGTCAAGTCCAGTACCTGGATCCCATCAAGAAGGAAACCAGCAAACTCTTCAACGAAGAG AGGTTCATCGACAAGACCAGGGTGACCTGTTTGAAGTGGATGCCTGAGTCCGAGAGCCTCTTCCTGGTGGCCCACACCAGCGGCAACCTCTACCTCTACAACGTGGACCACCCGTGCGGGACCACCGCCCCCCACTACCAGCCGCTGAAGCAGGGGCCCGGCTTTTCTGTCTACACCTGCAAGAGCAAGTCCAGCCGCAACCCGCTGCTGAAGTGGTCAGTGGGCGAGGGGGCGTTGCACGAGTTTGCCTTCGCTCCGGACGGGAAGCACGTGGCGTGCGCCAGCCAGGATGGCAGCCTGCGGGTCTTCCACTTTGATTCGATGGAGCTGTACGGCGCCATGAAGAGCTACTTTGGTGGCTTGTTGTGCGTGTGCTGGAGCCCGGACGGGAGGTACATCGTGACGGGCGGCGAGGACGACCTGGTGACCGTCTGGTCTTTCTGGGACTGCCGGGTGATCGCCAGGGGTCACGGTCACAAGTCCTGGGTCAGCGTGGTGGCATTTGACCCGTACACGAGCAGCGTGGACGAAGGGGAGCCACCAGAGTTCAGCGGCAGTGACGAGGAATTACAGGAACCCGCGCTCCCCCTTGCCCGTGATCGCACCAACAGCACTTTATCCCGACTCTCCAAGCACAACTCCACGGAGGGGCGGGCTGCCGGAGTCACCTATCGCTTTGGCTCCGTGGGCCAGGACACCCAGTTTTGCCTGTGGGATTTGACGGAGGACATCCTCTTCCCCCACCAGTCCCTCTCGCGGGCTCGGACGCACACCAACGTGCTGAGCACCACGGTGCCGGGCTCGCTGAGCGGTGGCAGCCTGGCGTTGGAGGCTGGCACCGCCAACTGCGTGCCCCACTCGCTCTCCCGCTCCAACAGCCTGCCCCACCCAGCGGTGGCCAACGCTAAGGGCCACGCGGACGGCCCCGCGCCCTTCTCCGTCAGCAAGTTCGCCACCCTGGCCTACCACGAGCGCAAGGTCAAGGGCGCAGAGAAGGACCACAAGCGCAACCACAGCATCGGGCACGTCATCAGCAAGAGCAACGATAAGCTCCACATGGTGACCCGTGCCAAAGCCGACACGGCAAAGACCCTGGGCACCACACTGTGCCCGCGCATGGACGAGGTGCCCTTGCTGGAGCCTCTGATCTGTAAAAAGATCGCACACGAGAGACTAACGGTGTTGATATTTCTGGAGGACTgcatagtcactgcctgccaggaAGGCTTCATTTGCACTTGGGCACGGCCAGGTAAAGTG GGTTTACTGTCGGCACAGAATCAAGCTAATTCACCGAGTGGCACTGTGGTGTAG
- the LOC144611887 gene encoding WD repeat-containing protein 20-like isoform X3, translated as MAAEGGGKELNEIKSQFRTREGAYKLLSLSEYSRPNRVPLSATQGTNPVRVSMVNVHDQSGSGDRICFNVGRELYLYLYRGPRKAADLSKPIDKRIYKGTQPTCHDFNQFTASPDSVSLVVGFSAGQVQYLDPIKKETSKLFNEERFIDKTRVTCLKWMPESESLFLVAHTSGNLYLYNVDHPCGTTAPHYQPLKQGPGFSVYTCKSKSSRNPLLKWSVGEGALHEFAFAPDGKHVACASQDGSLRVFHFDSMELYGAMKSYFGGLLCVCWSPDGRYIVTGGEDDLVTVWSFWDCRVIARGHGHKSWVSVVAFDPYTSSVDEGEPPEFSGSDEELQEPALPLARDRTNSTLSRLSKHNSTEGRAAGVTYRFGSVGQDTQFCLWDLTEDILFPHQSLSRARTHTNVLSTTVPGSLSGGSLALEAGTANCVPHSLSRSNSLPHPAVANAKGHADGPAPFSVSKFATLAYHERKVKGAEKDHKRNHSIGHVISKSNDKLHMVTRAKADTAKTLGTTLCPRMDEVPLLEPLICKKIAHERLTVLIFLEDCIVTACQEGFICTWARPGKVVSMGGMGTGQRHRLCNLLLP; from the exons ATGGCGGCTGAGGGCGGGGGGAAGGAGCTGAACGAGATCAAGTCGCAGTTCCGCACCCGGGAAGGAGCCTACAAGCTGCTGAGCCTGTCCGAGTACAGCCGCCCCAACCGGGTGCCGCTCAGCGCCACGCAGGGCACCAACCCCGTGCGGGTCTCCATGGTCAACGTGCACGACCAGAGCGGCAGCGGCGACCGCATCTGCTTCAACGTGGGCCGGGAGCTCTACCTCTATCTGTACCGGGGGCCCAGGAAG GCGGCCGACCTCAGCAAACCCATCGACAAGCGGATCTACAAGGGTACGCAGCCCACCTGCCACGATTTTAACCAGTTCACTGCCTCGCCCGACAGTGTCTCGCTCGTAGTCGGCTTCTCTGCAGGTCAAGTCCAGTACCTGGATCCCATCAAGAAGGAAACCAGCAAACTCTTCAACGAAGAG AGGTTCATCGACAAGACCAGGGTGACCTGTTTGAAGTGGATGCCTGAGTCCGAGAGCCTCTTCCTGGTGGCCCACACCAGCGGCAACCTCTACCTCTACAACGTGGACCACCCGTGCGGGACCACCGCCCCCCACTACCAGCCGCTGAAGCAGGGGCCCGGCTTTTCTGTCTACACCTGCAAGAGCAAGTCCAGCCGCAACCCGCTGCTGAAGTGGTCAGTGGGCGAGGGGGCGTTGCACGAGTTTGCCTTCGCTCCGGACGGGAAGCACGTGGCGTGCGCCAGCCAGGATGGCAGCCTGCGGGTCTTCCACTTTGATTCGATGGAGCTGTACGGCGCCATGAAGAGCTACTTTGGTGGCTTGTTGTGCGTGTGCTGGAGCCCGGACGGGAGGTACATCGTGACGGGCGGCGAGGACGACCTGGTGACCGTCTGGTCTTTCTGGGACTGCCGGGTGATCGCCAGGGGTCACGGTCACAAGTCCTGGGTCAGCGTGGTGGCATTTGACCCGTACACGAGCAGCGTGGACGAAGGGGAGCCACCAGAGTTCAGCGGCAGTGACGAGGAATTACAGGAACCCGCGCTCCCCCTTGCCCGTGATCGCACCAACAGCACTTTATCCCGACTCTCCAAGCACAACTCCACGGAGGGGCGGGCTGCCGGAGTCACCTATCGCTTTGGCTCCGTGGGCCAGGACACCCAGTTTTGCCTGTGGGATTTGACGGAGGACATCCTCTTCCCCCACCAGTCCCTCTCGCGGGCTCGGACGCACACCAACGTGCTGAGCACCACGGTGCCGGGCTCGCTGAGCGGTGGCAGCCTGGCGTTGGAGGCTGGCACCGCCAACTGCGTGCCCCACTCGCTCTCCCGCTCCAACAGCCTGCCCCACCCAGCGGTGGCCAACGCTAAGGGCCACGCGGACGGCCCCGCGCCCTTCTCCGTCAGCAAGTTCGCCACCCTGGCCTACCACGAGCGCAAGGTCAAGGGCGCAGAGAAGGACCACAAGCGCAACCACAGCATCGGGCACGTCATCAGCAAGAGCAACGATAAGCTCCACATGGTGACCCGTGCCAAAGCCGACACGGCAAAGACCCTGGGCACCACACTGTGCCCGCGCATGGACGAGGTGCCCTTGCTGGAGCCTCTGATCTGTAAAAAGATCGCACACGAGAGACTAACGGTGTTGATATTTCTGGAGGACTgcatagtcactgcctgccaggaAGGCTTCATTTGCACTTGGGCACGGCCAGGTAAAGTGGTGAGTATGGGAGGCATGGGGACAGGGCAGAGGCATCGTCTCTGTAACCTCCTCCTGCCTTAG